The bacterium genome contains a region encoding:
- the dnaC gene encoding Replicative DNA helicase, with protein MSVRVVRPESALPSNLDAEEALLSAILLQPSCLNEVISPPVSLHEQHFFSEANARLYAALKTMHDQGRPIDLVTLADWLTSHHQLEGVGGYPRLASLFDRVADPGHVQTYGEIIKDKAVLRQLRSFGRQLMERASDDQSSLTDLLDDATRQFNAIVQVRHDSSSVNVRDLLAPIIRELQDRQNQTDPFTGTRTGFTNLDHLTLGLQRSDLIILAARPSVGKTAMALNMAFNAAHNGSRVAIFSLEMSAKQLAYRLVSIAGMVDSMELKRGTVGVRELLNATNRLQRCDITIFDTPALTPLELRAQLRMLQRQGDQPLDLVIVDYLQLMQGPSLKRSDNRAQEISEISRTLKGIAREINVPVVALSQLSRAIENRPDKRPQLSDLRESGSIEQDADIVMFLWRKDQAPAGPAAPGAGYAPPRANLDDMRAEAEISLVVAKHRNGQTRDIEMRFQKRYTTFGEVVAGAGRDIYFEGG; from the coding sequence GTGTCAGTTCGTGTCGTACGTCCCGAGTCCGCCCTGCCCAGCAACCTCGATGCCGAGGAGGCGTTGCTGAGCGCGATTCTGTTGCAGCCGAGTTGCCTGAATGAAGTGATTTCGCCGCCGGTGTCGCTGCATGAGCAGCACTTTTTTAGCGAGGCCAATGCCCGGCTCTATGCCGCCCTCAAGACCATGCACGACCAGGGTCGCCCCATCGACCTGGTGACCCTGGCGGACTGGCTCACGTCGCATCATCAGCTGGAAGGGGTCGGGGGCTATCCCCGCCTCGCGAGTCTCTTCGACCGGGTGGCGGACCCGGGACATGTGCAGACCTACGGCGAGATCATCAAAGACAAGGCGGTCCTGCGGCAGTTGCGGTCGTTCGGACGACAGCTCATGGAGCGGGCGTCGGATGACCAGTCCTCGCTCACGGACCTCCTCGACGATGCCACTCGTCAGTTCAACGCGATTGTTCAGGTGCGGCATGACTCCTCATCGGTGAATGTCCGGGACCTGCTGGCCCCCATCATCCGGGAGCTGCAGGATCGTCAGAATCAAACCGATCCCTTCACCGGGACCCGGACGGGCTTCACCAACCTCGACCACCTCACTCTGGGGCTTCAGCGGAGCGACCTGATCATTCTGGCGGCGCGTCCCAGTGTCGGGAAGACCGCCATGGCACTGAACATGGCGTTCAACGCCGCGCACAATGGTTCCCGGGTGGCGATCTTCTCGCTGGAAATGAGCGCGAAGCAGCTGGCGTATCGCCTGGTGTCGATTGCGGGGATGGTCGACTCCATGGAACTGAAGCGGGGGACCGTGGGTGTCCGGGAACTGCTGAACGCCACGAACCGGCTGCAGCGGTGCGACATCACCATCTTCGATACGCCAGCGCTCACACCACTCGAACTGCGGGCGCAACTCCGTATGTTGCAGCGCCAGGGCGATCAGCCCCTGGACCTGGTGATCGTGGACTACCTCCAGCTCATGCAGGGGCCGAGCCTGAAGCGATCGGATAACCGGGCGCAGGAGATTTCAGAAATCAGCCGGACCCTCAAGGGGATCGCACGGGAAATCAATGTGCCGGTCGTGGCGCTGTCGCAGTTGTCCCGGGCCATCGAGAATCGCCCGGACAAACGTCCGCAGCTCAGCGACCTCCGGGAGTCCGGATCTATCGAGCAGGATGCCGACATCGTGATGTTCCTCTGGCGCAAAGACCAGGCCCCGGCTGGACCGGCGGCCCCCGGCGCGGGGTATGCCCCGCCCCGGGCCAATCTGGATGACATGCGGGCGGAGGCCGAGATCAGTCTGGTGGTGGCGAAGCATCGCAACGGCCAGACCCGGGACATCGAGATGCGTTTCCAGAAGCGATACACCACCTTCGGAGAGGTGGTGGCGGGGGCCGGGCGGGACATCTATTTCGAGGGGGGCTAG
- the pfkA gene encoding ATP-dependent 6-phosphofructokinase translates to MPHIRTIGIMTSGGDAPGMNACTRAIVRAAMSLSWRVLGIEYGYQGLIDGRFTTMGSRDVGNIISSGGSILGAGRSKEFMTPEGFARAVEMARMHDLDAIIVQGGEGSLRGAQALHNAGIRVVGIPVSIDNDVPGSYSIGFDTALNTVLDAIRRLRDTARSHKRIVLVEVMGRDCGEIALRAGVAGGAEVILVPEHPMPIEQVAQQLQDGQKRGKQFSIVVLAEGVGRAYDIAQQLSDLTDGALKSTVTVLGHIQRGGVPSAFDILVASEMGYRAVMALSQDQTAVMVGYHKGDYSLTPLESVNTSKWTFDQELYDLSRILAQ, encoded by the coding sequence ATGCCACACATTCGCACCATCGGCATCATGACCTCCGGCGGTGATGCCCCCGGCATGAATGCCTGTACCCGCGCCATTGTCCGGGCCGCGATGTCCCTGAGCTGGCGGGTCCTGGGCATCGAGTATGGCTACCAGGGACTCATCGATGGACGATTCACGACAATGGGCTCCCGGGATGTCGGCAACATCATCTCCAGCGGCGGTTCAATCCTGGGGGCGGGTCGGAGCAAGGAGTTCATGACCCCCGAAGGTTTCGCCCGGGCGGTCGAGATGGCGCGGATGCACGATCTGGATGCCATCATCGTGCAGGGGGGCGAGGGGTCCCTGCGGGGTGCCCAGGCGCTCCACAACGCCGGAATCAGAGTGGTGGGGATTCCGGTCTCTATTGATAACGATGTCCCCGGGTCCTATTCCATCGGGTTCGATACCGCGCTCAACACGGTCCTGGATGCCATCCGCCGTCTGCGCGACACCGCGCGAAGCCACAAGCGGATCGTGCTGGTGGAGGTTATGGGACGCGATTGCGGTGAAATTGCCCTCCGGGCCGGGGTCGCTGGCGGTGCCGAAGTCATCCTGGTGCCGGAGCACCCGATGCCCATCGAGCAGGTCGCGCAGCAGCTCCAGGATGGACAAAAGCGGGGGAAGCAGTTTTCCATTGTCGTGCTGGCGGAAGGGGTCGGACGCGCCTACGACATCGCGCAACAATTGTCCGACCTCACCGACGGCGCACTGAAAAGCACCGTCACGGTGCTGGGACACATCCAGCGGGGTGGGGTCCCCAGCGCCTTCGATATCCTGGTCGCCAGTGAGATGGGCTACCGGGCGGTGATGGCCCTCTCCCAGGACCAGACCGCGGTCATGGTGGGCTATCACAAGGGGGATTACAGCCTGACGCCCCTGGAAAGCGTCAATACCAGCAAGTGGACTTTCGACCAGGAACTGTACGACCTGAGTCGGATTCTGGCCCAGTAG
- the metN2 gene encoding Methionine import ATP-binding protein MetN 2 codes for MSTTLSGTPLLETQHLGIRFGGLQALKDFTISLPTGSLCALIGPNGAGKTTAFNLITGVYQPTEGSIRFAGESIAGLPQYRRTARGICRTFQNIRLFRDLTVLDNVRIACTLAAGYSAWEGVFRTPRFRRAEGRIAARSHELLRLFDLDGAAQLTASSLPYGEQRRLEIARALATQPRLLLLDEPAAGMNPQESAELLALIRRVRDEFGCTILLIEHDMKVVGGLSEHVWVLDHGELICSGPYAEVCRHPQVIAAYLGSDLHAA; via the coding sequence ATGAGTACGACCCTCAGCGGAACCCCACTCCTGGAGACCCAGCATCTCGGGATTCGCTTCGGCGGGCTCCAGGCGCTAAAGGACTTCACCATCTCGTTGCCGACCGGGTCGCTTTGCGCGCTTATTGGTCCCAACGGTGCCGGGAAAACCACGGCGTTCAATCTCATCACTGGCGTCTATCAGCCCACTGAGGGCTCGATTCGCTTTGCCGGCGAGAGCATCGCTGGTCTGCCGCAGTATCGCCGGACCGCCCGGGGCATTTGCCGGACCTTCCAGAACATCCGGCTCTTCCGGGACCTGACAGTTTTGGACAATGTCCGGATCGCCTGCACCCTCGCGGCTGGCTACAGCGCCTGGGAGGGCGTGTTCCGTACGCCGCGATTTCGTCGTGCCGAAGGTCGCATCGCCGCCCGGAGCCATGAGTTGCTGCGTCTCTTCGATCTCGATGGTGCAGCGCAACTCACAGCTTCATCGTTGCCCTATGGGGAGCAGCGACGCCTCGAAATCGCCCGGGCACTGGCGACCCAACCCCGACTGCTGCTGCTGGATGAGCCCGCCGCCGGCATGAATCCGCAGGAAAGCGCGGAGCTCCTGGCTCTCATCCGACGGGTTCGCGATGAGTTCGGCTGTACCATCCTCCTGATCGAACATGACATGAAAGTGGTGGGCGGGCTCTCGGAACATGTCTGGGTCCTCGATCATGGAGAGCTCATCTGCTCTGGTCCGTATGCGGAAGTCTGTCGTCATCCGCAGGTGATCGCGGCCTACCTGGGATCCGACCTGCACGCCGCCTGA
- the murC gene encoding UDP-N-acetylmuramate--L-alanine ligase encodes MHHNYLASPSAARHVHFVGIGGIGMSGIAQLLNGLGYVVSGSDSKASRMLECLAHQGIQCHVGHHPEYLRGADVVVTSSAIRQDNPELMEARRQGLPVVSRARMLGCVMNSSRGIAVAGTHGKTTTTAMIASLLVRAGIDPTAIVGGEVRELDGNARLGLGEYFVAEADESDGSLVELNPELVVVTNIDTDHMDHYGSLDALVRTFSQFLSKVPQDGAIFLAVDDPNCLRLSQFFARQVVTFGLEQPADYMAVDLFEGSFATEFTLLHRGSSLGRFRLNRPGRFNITNALAAIAVARHAGVPLESIRESLPAFEGVRRRFDILHASDDMIVVDDYAHHPSEIRATLSAARANHPDRIIGIFQPHRYSRVQQLHADFGQSFAGVDEVIVTDIYSAGESPVEGVDAALILNSLTSCPGQPPVRYIPLLADIPAYVRSRQRPHDLVITLGAGDVRLVAEELAASAH; translated from the coding sequence ATGCACCACAACTACCTCGCATCGCCATCCGCCGCCCGCCACGTCCATTTCGTGGGTATTGGCGGTATTGGGATGTCGGGCATCGCCCAGCTTCTGAACGGGCTGGGCTATGTGGTGTCGGGGTCCGACAGCAAGGCGTCCCGGATGCTGGAGTGTCTGGCGCACCAGGGGATTCAATGCCATGTGGGGCATCATCCGGAGTATCTCCGGGGGGCCGATGTCGTGGTGACCTCCTCGGCCATCCGCCAGGACAACCCCGAACTGATGGAAGCGCGTCGGCAGGGCCTCCCGGTGGTCTCCCGGGCGCGGATGCTCGGTTGTGTGATGAATTCGAGCCGGGGGATCGCGGTCGCCGGGACCCACGGCAAAACCACCACCACCGCCATGATCGCCAGCCTCCTGGTGCGGGCCGGCATTGACCCCACCGCCATTGTGGGGGGCGAGGTCCGGGAACTCGACGGGAATGCCCGTCTGGGCCTCGGCGAATACTTTGTCGCGGAAGCCGATGAATCTGATGGATCGCTGGTGGAACTGAATCCGGAGCTGGTGGTCGTCACGAATATCGACACCGACCACATGGATCACTACGGCTCCCTGGATGCGCTGGTCCGGACTTTCTCGCAGTTCCTGAGCAAGGTGCCGCAGGATGGCGCGATCTTCCTGGCGGTCGATGACCCCAATTGCCTGCGACTGAGCCAGTTCTTTGCCCGTCAGGTGGTGACCTTTGGGCTGGAGCAGCCCGCCGACTACATGGCGGTGGACCTCTTCGAGGGCTCCTTTGCTACCGAATTCACCCTGCTGCATCGGGGAAGCAGCCTCGGCCGCTTCCGGCTGAACCGCCCTGGTCGCTTCAATATCACCAATGCCCTGGCCGCCATCGCGGTGGCGCGCCATGCCGGGGTCCCGCTGGAGTCGATCCGCGAGTCGCTCCCGGCGTTCGAGGGCGTGCGACGTCGCTTCGACATCCTGCATGCCTCTGATGACATGATCGTGGTGGATGACTATGCCCACCATCCGAGCGAGATCCGGGCCACCCTGAGTGCCGCCCGGGCCAATCATCCGGATCGCATCATTGGCATCTTCCAGCCCCACCGGTATTCCCGGGTCCAGCAGCTCCATGCGGACTTCGGGCAGAGCTTCGCCGGGGTGGACGAGGTCATCGTCACCGACATCTACTCTGCTGGCGAGTCGCCGGTGGAGGGAGTCGATGCCGCCCTGATTCTCAACAGCCTGACCAGCTGCCCTGGTCAGCCTCCGGTCCGGTACATCCCCCTGCTGGCGGATATCCCGGCCTATGTCCGCTCCCGGCAGCGGCCGCATGATCTGGTGATCACCCTGGGAGCCGGCGATGTCCGGCTTGTGGCAGAAGAACTCGCTGCCAGCGCCCACTAG
- the polC_2 gene encoding DNA polymerase III PolC-type: protein MLIEALPELIALDLETTGLHPHLSEIVEIGAVRFRPETGEVLDRFQTLVNPGTPIPANVRAIHGISDEMVIDAPRVGVAFSALEEFLGSHPLVIGHNISFDLGFLQYRSRLLGRPLQFLRCIDTVHLARWAFPGLRSYKLVNLRTALALPEDSAHRALDDAIAAATLFTMGYRQLMQSGQSAEQFWQRLSKPLPESRHQPPPLSDDLQQLYRHCELGTRLFLIYRNANSEYSLRVVDPEGMSMQHAAHVLVGYCHLKQAQRHFRHDRIIHWERADDQDLDTLLPLQQVVDALPDPMASDFGAKTYLLANVAYHRTGQTQA, encoded by the coding sequence ATGCTGATCGAGGCACTGCCCGAACTGATCGCACTGGACCTGGAGACCACCGGCCTCCACCCGCACCTGTCGGAAATCGTGGAGATTGGAGCGGTCCGCTTTCGCCCGGAGACCGGCGAGGTCCTGGACCGTTTTCAGACGCTGGTGAATCCGGGAACTCCCATTCCCGCCAATGTCCGGGCGATTCATGGCATTTCGGATGAGATGGTGATCGATGCGCCACGGGTCGGGGTCGCCTTTAGCGCGCTGGAAGAGTTTCTGGGGAGCCATCCGCTGGTGATCGGACACAACATCAGTTTCGACCTCGGATTCCTGCAGTATCGGTCGCGCCTGCTGGGGCGACCGCTCCAGTTCCTCCGGTGCATTGACACCGTCCATCTGGCCCGCTGGGCCTTCCCCGGACTCCGCTCGTACAAGCTGGTGAATCTCCGGACCGCCCTGGCGCTCCCGGAGGACAGCGCGCACCGGGCTCTGGACGACGCCATCGCGGCGGCCACACTTTTCACGATGGGCTATCGCCAGCTGATGCAGAGCGGCCAGTCCGCCGAGCAATTTTGGCAGCGTCTGAGCAAACCATTGCCGGAATCCCGGCACCAGCCCCCTCCCCTCTCTGATGACTTGCAGCAGCTCTACCGGCACTGCGAACTGGGGACCCGGCTGTTCCTCATCTATCGCAACGCTAACAGTGAGTACTCCCTGCGGGTGGTGGACCCGGAGGGGATGTCGATGCAGCATGCCGCGCATGTCCTGGTGGGGTACTGCCATCTGAAGCAGGCGCAGCGCCACTTTCGACACGACCGGATCATCCACTGGGAACGGGCGGACGACCAGGACCTCGATACTCTCTTGCCCCTCCAGCAGGTGGTCGATGCGTTACCGGACCCGATGGCCTCTGACTTTGGGGCGAAGACCTACCTGCTCGCCAATGTTGCATATCACCGGACTGGCCAGACTCAGGCCTGA
- the fabF gene encoding 3-oxoacyl-[acyl-carrier-protein] synthase 2 gives MAYSSAMHRIVITGYASVTAHGWEHDQVKAHLLAGTPGIRRLKNFNHEHPDWRVHIGAEVDNDTFDATQWLSAKDARRYDRFTHFAVAASKLALEHGKLAADAVDPARASAMVASGIGGLTTFCRDHVSLIEGGPGRVSPFYIPASIINISSGIVSMELNWQGPSFAVVSACTSATHQIGLTYQMMRTGMMDVALAGGAEAALIPLGMSGFQNMKALSERNDNPAGASRPFDKDRDGFVMGEGAGMILLETLEHAQARGAEIFAEVVGFGASADAYHVTQPAPEGRGAAQSMTAAIRDAGIAPSQIQYINAHGTSTPYNDKFETMAIRHVFGDHADKLAVSSTKSMIGHLLGASGAAELVASLMCLEDGLVHPTINYMTPDPECDLDYVPNTAREWPVDHLLSNSFGFGGQNGTLIIRNTRRTGL, from the coding sequence ATGGCATACTCATCCGCCATGCACCGCATTGTGATCACTGGCTACGCCTCCGTCACCGCCCACGGGTGGGAGCATGACCAGGTGAAAGCCCATCTTCTGGCAGGTACGCCCGGCATCCGCCGGCTGAAGAATTTCAACCACGAGCACCCTGACTGGCGGGTCCATATCGGCGCGGAAGTCGATAACGACACCTTCGATGCCACGCAGTGGCTCTCCGCCAAGGATGCGCGTCGCTACGACCGCTTCACGCACTTTGCGGTTGCCGCCTCCAAGCTCGCGCTGGAGCATGGCAAGCTCGCCGCCGATGCGGTGGATCCCGCCCGCGCCAGCGCGATGGTCGCGAGCGGCATCGGCGGACTCACCACGTTCTGCCGGGACCATGTGTCGCTGATTGAAGGGGGCCCCGGACGGGTCAGTCCCTTCTACATCCCCGCCTCAATCATCAACATCTCCAGCGGCATTGTTTCCATGGAGCTCAACTGGCAGGGACCAAGCTTTGCTGTGGTCAGCGCATGTACCTCGGCGACTCACCAGATTGGCCTCACTTACCAGATGATGCGGACCGGCATGATGGATGTCGCCCTGGCCGGTGGCGCGGAGGCGGCCCTGATTCCCCTGGGGATGTCCGGCTTCCAGAACATGAAGGCGCTCTCGGAGCGCAACGACAACCCCGCCGGCGCATCGCGACCCTTCGACAAGGACCGTGACGGCTTTGTCATGGGTGAAGGGGCCGGGATGATCCTGCTGGAGACCCTGGAGCATGCCCAGGCCCGGGGGGCGGAGATTTTCGCCGAAGTGGTCGGCTTCGGAGCCTCGGCGGATGCCTATCATGTCACCCAGCCAGCGCCGGAGGGTCGGGGCGCGGCGCAGTCGATGACCGCTGCGATCCGGGATGCCGGGATTGCGCCATCGCAGATTCAGTACATCAACGCCCACGGCACCTCCACGCCCTACAACGATAAATTCGAGACCATGGCGATTCGCCATGTCTTTGGCGACCATGCCGACAAGCTGGCGGTCAGCTCCACCAAAAGCATGATTGGCCATCTGCTGGGGGCTTCCGGGGCGGCGGAACTGGTGGCCAGTCTGATGTGCCTGGAAGATGGCCTGGTCCATCCCACCATCAACTACATGACCCCGGACCCCGAGTGCGATCTGGACTATGTCCCGAATACGGCCCGGGAGTGGCCGGTCGACCACTTGCTGAGCAACTCCTTCGGGTTCGGCGGCCAGAACGGGACGTTGATTATCCGGAACACTCGTCGCACGGGACTTTAA
- the aldHT gene encoding Aldehyde dehydrogenase, thermostable has protein sequence MATTLTSVQTYQNFINGEWVPAQSGETFENRNPADDTDVIGTFPASDEQDVNAAIASAEAAADAWRHTPAPVRGEILFKAAHLLEQRKEEYAQQMTREMGKVLKETRGDVQEAIDCGFYYAGEGRRLWGHTAPSELKRKFGMYVRQPVGMCALITPWNFPMAIPSWKLFPALIAGNTCVIKPASDTPLSVKNLVQTLHDAGVPAGVVNMVTGSGSKCGNAIINDPRFRLLSFTGSSDVGRHIAEIAGKNLKKCSMEMGGKNPLVVMDDAKLELALEGAVWAAFGTTGQRCTAASRIIVHEKVYDRFKEEFIARTKAIKVGDGLKGAEMGPCVNKGQRETVQQYVQIGIDEGAHLATGGHVLSEGDLARGWFHEPTIFTEVDQNMRIAQEEIFGPVTALIKCRDLEDAISIVNNTEFGLSCSLYTQDVNRAFNFLEEVYFGIAYINAPTIGAEVHYPFGGTRNTGNGHREAAETALDIFTEWKTMYIDYSGVLQKAQIDHPSGQG, from the coding sequence ATGGCGACCACACTGACTTCGGTCCAGACGTACCAGAACTTCATCAATGGTGAGTGGGTCCCCGCGCAGTCGGGCGAGACCTTCGAAAACCGGAATCCCGCCGATGATACCGATGTCATCGGTACCTTCCCCGCTTCAGATGAGCAGGATGTCAACGCGGCGATTGCTTCCGCAGAAGCCGCGGCAGATGCCTGGCGGCACACCCCCGCTCCGGTCCGTGGCGAAATCCTCTTCAAAGCTGCCCATTTGCTGGAGCAGCGGAAAGAGGAATACGCCCAGCAGATGACCCGGGAGATGGGGAAAGTCCTCAAGGAGACCCGGGGCGATGTGCAGGAAGCCATCGACTGCGGCTTCTACTATGCCGGTGAGGGCCGACGGCTCTGGGGGCATACCGCCCCGAGCGAGCTCAAGCGCAAGTTCGGGATGTATGTCCGGCAACCGGTTGGGATGTGCGCGCTGATCACCCCCTGGAACTTCCCCATGGCGATTCCCTCATGGAAGCTTTTCCCGGCGCTCATCGCGGGCAACACCTGTGTCATCAAGCCCGCTTCCGACACCCCCCTCTCGGTGAAAAACCTCGTTCAGACACTGCACGATGCCGGGGTCCCCGCCGGGGTCGTGAACATGGTCACCGGGTCGGGCTCAAAGTGCGGTAACGCCATCATCAACGACCCCCGCTTCCGGTTGTTGTCATTTACCGGCTCCTCGGATGTCGGACGCCACATCGCGGAGATCGCCGGCAAGAATCTGAAGAAGTGCTCCATGGAAATGGGGGGCAAGAATCCGCTGGTGGTGATGGACGACGCCAAACTGGAACTCGCGCTGGAAGGCGCGGTCTGGGCCGCCTTCGGGACCACCGGCCAGCGCTGCACTGCGGCCAGCCGGATCATCGTCCACGAAAAGGTCTACGACCGCTTCAAAGAGGAGTTCATCGCCCGTACGAAGGCTATCAAAGTGGGCGATGGTCTCAAAGGGGCAGAGATGGGCCCCTGTGTCAACAAGGGGCAGCGCGAGACGGTCCAACAGTATGTGCAGATCGGTATCGACGAAGGTGCGCATCTCGCCACGGGCGGGCATGTCCTCAGCGAAGGGGACCTCGCCCGGGGCTGGTTCCATGAGCCGACCATCTTCACGGAAGTCGATCAGAACATGCGGATCGCCCAGGAGGAGATCTTCGGGCCGGTGACGGCGCTGATTAAGTGCCGGGACCTGGAAGATGCCATCAGCATCGTCAACAACACCGAGTTCGGCCTCTCCTGCTCGCTCTACACGCAGGATGTCAACCGCGCGTTCAACTTCCTCGAAGAGGTCTACTTCGGGATCGCCTACATCAACGCTCCGACCATCGGCGCGGAAGTCCACTACCCCTTCGGCGGAACCCGCAACACGGGCAACGGCCATCGGGAAGCGGCCGAAACCGCCCTGGACATCTTCACGGAGTGGAAGACGATGTACATCGACTACTCCGGGGTGCTCCAGAAGGCCCAGATCGACCACCCCAGCGGCCAGGGCTAG